One part of the Schistocerca piceifrons isolate TAMUIC-IGC-003096 chromosome 2, iqSchPice1.1, whole genome shotgun sequence genome encodes these proteins:
- the LOC124775829 gene encoding uncharacterized protein LOC124775829, which produces MLNVREKILTDDSVTRLQYHKYKPFGQPAFASNDSISIVIQNENTYLLPFESRLYIEGQLLNAEGQGKASDIELTKNCALYLFSDIQYCLNDQIIDDVRNPGNATLMKGYVSFTPSEANALQNSGWTTRDDLKKLIDDDGRFNFCIPLKMM; this is translated from the coding sequence ATGTTGAATGTAAGAGAAAAAATACTCACCGACGACTCTGTTACTCGCCTTCAGTATCATAAGTATAAACCATTTGGTCAACCAGCTTTTGCTTCAAACGATTCCATATCAattgttatacaaaatgaaaacACTTACCTGTTACCTTTTGAGAGCCGGTTGTATATTGAAGGACAGCTTCTTAATGCAGAGGGACAAGGAAAAGCTAGCGATATTGAGTTAACTAAAAACTGTGCACTTTACCTGTTTTCAGACATTCAGTACTGTCTCAATGACCAAATTATCGATGATGTGCGTAATCCAGGAAATGCAACATTAATGAAAGGATATGTTTCGTTTACACCTAGTGAAGCGAATGCTTTGCAAAATTCTGGCTGGACCACAAGAGATGATTTGAAAAAACTAATTGATGATGATGGACGTTTCAATTTTTGCATCCCGCTGAAAATGATGTAG